In the genome of Streptomyces sp. Q6, the window GGCGGGGTGGGCGACGGGCCATGAGCAGCGTCCGCTCACCGGCCCTCCGCCCGGTACCGGATCCTGGCGCGCCGACGACTCGCTGGGGGCCGCGCTCCCCGATCCCGCGAGATCGAATCCCGCTCAAGTCGCCGCCTTCTTCGCCGACTTGAGCGCATATCAGCGGACCGATCTGGCGGCTCGCCATCCGACGGTCGTCGGCAATCTGGACGGCGCCCCGATCGCCCTGCGTTACCAGGCGAACGCGATGGCTCTACGCGCCGAGGAGGCACGCGCCCGTGCCGACGCGCGGAACCGCTCGCTGACGCCACAGGCCCGCGCGACCGCTCAGGCACTGGCCGAGCGCTGCACCGAACTACTCGCCCCTGACCGCCGGATACTCGCCTTCGACCCGCGAGGGCGCGGCCAAGTAGCCGAAGTCCACGGCGACTTGCGCGGTGCTCGACATGTCTCCGTGATCGTGCCCGGGTCGGACATCGACCTGGGGTCGTTCGACCGGACGAAGGACGTCTACGGAACACCCACCGGAATGGCCCGCTCCCTGCACTCCGCCACGGGTGAGCACACCGCCGTGATCGCATGGGCCGGGTACACCACGCCGCTGGGGCTCGGCCCCGATGCCGCCACGGGCCGGCTGGCCGAGGCGGGAGCACCACGCCTCGCCCGGTTCGTGCAGGGCCTCACCGCTGCCGGGGTCCCGGATCCGGCCGTCTTCTGCCACAGCTACGGATCGGTGGTCTGCGGACTCGCGGCACAGCGACTGCCCGCGTCGGACCTGGTGGTCCTCGGTTCACCCGGAATGCGCGCGGACAGCGTGGCCGACCTGCACACGCGGGCCCGGGTATGGGCGGCGCGGGACGACAGCGACTGGATCGCGAAGGTCCCGAACGTCGAACTCTTCGGCCTGGGCCACGGCGTCGATCCCACCGACCGCGCCTTCGGTGCCCGACGGGTGCCCGCCGAGCGCGCTGAGGGCCACACCGGATATTTCGCACCAGGCACGGACTCGCTGCGCGCGTTCGCCGCCATCGCCACCGGAGCATCGTCATGACTCTCACCACCTTGCGCGCCCGCGTGTCCTCGGCCATGTCGCGGATCGACGCGAAGACCCCCGCTCACCGTGACCGGGCCGTGGACGGGCTGCGCGCTCTGGCCCTGCTCGCCGTGCCGACCGGCCACTGGCTCCTCGGTGGTTTCACCGTGGATTCTCAGGGCGCCCTGCACAACGCGAGTCCGCTGTCCGCCTTCGGCTTCTTCGCGCCGCTGAGCTGGGTGCTACAGATGCTCGGCGTCTTCTTCCTCGTCGGCGGGTACGCGTCGGTCCTGTCGTACCGGCGGGCCCAGGAGCGCGGTGTCTCCACAGGGGGCTGGTTGCGGGGCAGGATCGCCCGGCTCGGCCGACCCGTCCTCGGGGTCACCGCGGTCTGGGCCGCGATGATTCCGCTCCTTTACGCCCTGGGGATACCGGCGACGACCTTGCGGACCGGGTCCACGCTGGTCATCCAGCCACTGTGGTTCGTCGGCATCTACACGGTGATGACCGCGCTCACCCCGTGGTGCATCCGGGCGGCACACCGGCTCGGTGCCTGGGCTGCCGCACCGCTGCTCGGTTCGGTCGCCGCCGTCGACTTCCTGCGGTACGGGCCGCCCTCGTCCGTCATGCCGTCCTGGCTGAGCCTGCTGAATCTGCTGCCGGGCTGGATGTTCGCCTACCAACTGGGCGTCTGCTGGGGCGAGAAGAGGCTGGGCCGCCGGGGCGCCTGGGTACTGCTCGTGGGAGGAACGGCCTTGTTCGCGCTGCTGCTGCTCGCCTTCCA includes:
- a CDS encoding alpha/beta hydrolase produces the protein MGLGSWKRRGRRTLVAAALTTAIVSGTAGWATGHEQRPLTGPPPGTGSWRADDSLGAALPDPARSNPAQVAAFFADLSAYQRTDLAARHPTVVGNLDGAPIALRYQANAMALRAEEARARADARNRSLTPQARATAQALAERCTELLAPDRRILAFDPRGRGQVAEVHGDLRGARHVSVIVPGSDIDLGSFDRTKDVYGTPTGMARSLHSATGEHTAVIAWAGYTTPLGLGPDAATGRLAEAGAPRLARFVQGLTAAGVPDPAVFCHSYGSVVCGLAAQRLPASDLVVLGSPGMRADSVADLHTRARVWAARDDSDWIAKVPNVELFGLGHGVDPTDRAFGARRVPAERAEGHTGYFAPGTDSLRAFAAIATGASS
- a CDS encoding acyltransferase, whose translation is MTLTTLRARVSSAMSRIDAKTPAHRDRAVDGLRALALLAVPTGHWLLGGFTVDSQGALHNASPLSAFGFFAPLSWVLQMLGVFFLVGGYASVLSYRRAQERGVSTGGWLRGRIARLGRPVLGVTAVWAAMIPLLYALGIPATTLRTGSTLVIQPLWFVGIYTVMTALTPWCIRAAHRLGAWAAAPLLGSVAAVDFLRYGPPSSVMPSWLSLLNLLPGWMFAYQLGVCWGEKRLGRRGAWVLLVGGTALFALLLLAFHYPTSMVGVPGEARTNSHPPSLLVLALAAAQSGAAILLRDRIGRLLRRPALWAPVVVINLSAMTILCWHQTAMLAAAVPASFAGAIPGLTAAPDTLAWTATRLAWLPLFAALLVLIGRYARGFESPWRRASRGRGVLAGLLAAGFTAFALGLA